From Butyricimonas paravirosa, one genomic window encodes:
- a CDS encoding superoxide dismutase, translating to MKTKQAFKRIWIVTLLITTSGALWAQQQTTKEKFSLPPLPYETNALAPVISETTIKLHHGKHLKAYIDNLNKLIVGTPFENCDLETIVKNSTGAIFNNAAQALNHIIYFNSFSPKAEHTPSGALLAAIEKEWGSFDNFKKEFSAAVTSLFGSGWVWLAKDKKGKLYIFSESNAGNPITKGYTPILGIDVWEHAYYLDYQNLRPEHIEKIWTIIDWRTIGARYK from the coding sequence TACCCTTCTCATCACAACAAGCGGGGCATTGTGGGCTCAACAACAAACAACGAAAGAGAAATTTTCCCTCCCACCTTTACCTTACGAAACAAATGCCCTCGCACCCGTTATCAGTGAAACCACCATAAAACTACATCATGGTAAACATCTGAAAGCCTACATTGATAACCTGAATAAATTGATCGTGGGGACACCATTCGAGAACTGTGATCTTGAAACCATCGTCAAGAACTCCACCGGAGCGATATTTAACAACGCAGCACAAGCGCTGAACCATATTATCTATTTCAACTCGTTCTCTCCGAAAGCAGAACATACCCCGTCAGGAGCGCTGCTTGCTGCCATAGAAAAAGAATGGGGTTCATTCGATAATTTCAAAAAGGAGTTCTCGGCTGCCGTCACCTCGTTATTCGGGTCCGGATGGGTATGGCTCGCGAAGGACAAAAAAGGGAAACTATACATTTTCTCCGAGAGTAACGCCGGGAACCCAATTACCAAAGGTTACACTCCGATACTGGGGATCGATGTTTGGGAACATGCTTATTACCTTGATTACCAGAATCTCCGTCCGGAACACATCGAAAAAATATGGACAATTATTGACTGGAGAACCATCGGGGCCCGTTACAAATAG
- a CDS encoding HD domain-containing protein: MNPLDIIRKYYTLDSLAGQSLLIHSQLVRDKAQSLAIRHPEMDLDIPFIQEAAMLHDIGIFLTKAPDIGCFGEHPYICHGYLGADLLREEGLPRHALVCERHTGAGISLEMIKKNHLPLPQRDMLPVTLEEKLIAFADKFYSKTNLTREKKLGKIRAEMAFYGEETVARFEEWCELFL, translated from the coding sequence ATAAACCCATTAGATATTATTCGTAAATATTACACGTTGGATTCCCTCGCCGGGCAATCCCTCCTCATACATAGCCAACTTGTTCGAGATAAAGCACAATCACTGGCTATCCGACATCCCGAAATGGATCTGGACATCCCCTTCATTCAAGAGGCTGCCATGCTCCACGACATCGGGATTTTTCTCACGAAGGCCCCGGACATCGGTTGTTTCGGAGAACATCCCTACATCTGCCACGGTTATCTGGGAGCCGATCTACTCCGCGAAGAAGGCCTTCCCCGTCATGCCCTAGTATGTGAACGACACACGGGGGCCGGCATATCACTTGAAATGATCAAGAAAAATCATTTACCTTTACCCCAACGGGATATGCTCCCCGTTACTCTTGAAGAAAAACTAATCGCTTTTGCCGATAAGTTTTATTCGAAAACCAATTTAACCCGGGAAAAGAAACTAGGCAAAATCCGGGCAGAAATGGCTTTTTATGGGGAAGAAACAGTCGCCCGTTTCGAAGAATGGTGTGAACTTTTTCTTTAA
- a CDS encoding alanine/glycine:cation symporter family protein, which yields MENLNNWIIATNDFIWTYILIALLICIGVYFTFKSKFVQFRNIREMFRLLGDGIASGNHKNSVSSFQAFCIATASRVGTGNLAGVATALALGGPGAIFWMWLIALIGSASAFIESTLAQIYKVKGERSFIGGPAFYMEKGLKKRWLGILFAVIITITFGLVFNSVQANTVTLAFHEVFGTNRVWLGIILTLFTLLVIFGGIHRIAVISGIIVPLMAIAYILLAAFILFTHLGTLPHVIGSIFTNAFGFEQFAGGGLGAVIMQGVRRGLFSNEAGMGSAPNAAATATVSHPVKQGLIQALSVFTDTLIICSCTAFIILLSDVPLDGSVKGIQLTQMALSHQIGSVGGQFIAICILLFAFSSIVGNYSYCETNLFFISKNKTYLQLYRIIVGGMVMFGSIAALDLVWNIADLFMAIMAITNLIAIVLLGKIALKALQDYNRQRRISKKNIIFKSSFIPELKDSTSEWE from the coding sequence ATGGAAAATTTAAACAACTGGATTATAGCAACCAATGATTTTATTTGGACCTATATATTAATAGCCCTGCTAATCTGTATCGGGGTCTACTTTACCTTCAAGAGTAAATTCGTACAATTCCGGAATATCCGGGAAATGTTCCGGCTGCTTGGCGACGGAATAGCAAGCGGGAACCACAAGAACTCGGTTTCTTCTTTTCAAGCATTTTGCATTGCAACCGCTTCGCGGGTAGGCACAGGTAACCTGGCGGGTGTGGCAACAGCCCTAGCCCTGGGAGGACCGGGAGCCATATTCTGGATGTGGCTTATAGCGCTTATCGGTTCTGCCTCTGCCTTCATCGAATCCACGTTAGCCCAAATATATAAAGTTAAAGGAGAACGCTCGTTCATCGGGGGCCCCGCCTTTTACATGGAAAAAGGTTTAAAGAAACGATGGTTAGGCATTCTTTTCGCTGTCATCATTACTATTACCTTCGGACTTGTATTCAACTCGGTACAAGCAAATACCGTTACCTTGGCATTTCATGAAGTCTTTGGGACAAACCGTGTCTGGCTGGGAATCATTCTAACCCTGTTTACCCTACTGGTCATATTCGGTGGAATACACCGGATTGCCGTTATATCCGGAATCATCGTCCCCCTTATGGCTATTGCATACATTCTGCTTGCCGCTTTCATCCTATTCACGCACCTTGGAACATTACCCCATGTCATTGGTTCTATTTTCACGAACGCATTCGGATTCGAACAATTCGCGGGCGGGGGTTTAGGAGCCGTCATCATGCAAGGTGTCCGGCGAGGACTTTTCTCAAATGAAGCGGGTATGGGTTCCGCCCCGAACGCTGCCGCAACGGCAACAGTCTCCCACCCGGTGAAACAAGGATTAATCCAAGCCCTCAGTGTTTTCACCGACACGTTAATCATTTGTAGTTGTACGGCATTCATTATTCTACTTTCGGACGTTCCGCTAGATGGTTCGGTGAAAGGAATCCAACTGACACAAATGGCCCTGTCCCACCAGATCGGAAGCGTGGGAGGACAATTTATCGCTATTTGTATACTCCTTTTTGCCTTCAGTTCCATCGTGGGTAACTATTCATACTGTGAAACAAACTTATTTTTCATATCCAAGAATAAAACCTATTTACAACTTTACCGGATTATCGTGGGGGGAATGGTCATGTTCGGATCAATCGCCGCCCTGGATCTCGTCTGGAATATTGCCGATCTATTCATGGCAATCATGGCTATAACCAACCTGATCGCGATCGTATTACTGGGTAAAATCGCCTTGAAAGCATTACAGGACTACAACCGTCAACGTCGTATCAGCAAGAAAAATATCATATTCAAGTCCTCGTTCATACCGGAGTTAAAAGATTCCACGAGTGAATGGGAATAA
- a CDS encoding DEAD/DEAH box helicase, producing the protein MRFDELELEDSLLQGLDAMNFQETTPIQELTIPVILEGKDLIACAQTGTGKTAAYTLPILNRLIKEENRSDTVKAVIMAPTRELAQQIDVQFEGFSYFLPVSTVVVYGGGDGSLWDQQKKALRLGADVAIATPGRLIAHLQHSDVDLSQVKYFILDEADRMLDMGFFDDIMQIVNKLPKDRQTILFSATMPPKIRQLAQNVLRDPVEINVAVSKPNEAIMQAAYICHESQKMGIIEELFSKPVLHKTLIFASSKQKVKDLAFTLKRKKFNVAAMHSDLEQSERESVMMDFKNNKIDILVATDIVSRGIDIDEIGLVINFDVPHDPEDYIHRIGRTARASAEGVALTFVSGAEQGKFYRIEQFIEETIYKIPLPAHLGSAPEYNPKAFEHGSSKGRGRKPSGRSFVKKKNHAKREGGSN; encoded by the coding sequence ATGAGATTTGACGAGCTGGAACTAGAGGATTCATTGTTGCAAGGATTAGATGCCATGAATTTTCAGGAAACAACCCCTATACAAGAATTAACAATCCCTGTTATCTTAGAGGGAAAAGATTTAATCGCCTGCGCACAAACAGGCACCGGAAAAACAGCCGCTTACACTCTTCCGATTTTAAATCGATTAATCAAAGAAGAGAACCGATCGGACACGGTAAAAGCTGTTATCATGGCTCCCACCCGGGAATTAGCCCAACAAATAGACGTACAATTCGAGGGATTTTCTTATTTTCTCCCCGTTTCGACGGTAGTCGTCTACGGGGGTGGTGACGGAAGTTTATGGGATCAACAGAAAAAAGCATTGCGTCTGGGAGCAGATGTTGCCATCGCAACACCGGGACGGTTGATCGCACATCTGCAACATAGCGATGTAGACCTTTCGCAAGTAAAATACTTTATCCTTGACGAGGCTGACCGGATGCTGGACATGGGATTTTTTGACGACATCATGCAAATCGTGAACAAACTGCCCAAAGACCGACAAACCATACTCTTCTCGGCTACGATGCCCCCGAAGATACGACAGCTAGCCCAAAATGTACTTCGAGACCCGGTAGAAATCAACGTGGCAGTATCCAAACCCAACGAAGCCATCATGCAAGCCGCTTACATCTGCCACGAAAGCCAGAAAATGGGTATCATCGAAGAACTTTTCAGCAAACCGGTCTTACACAAAACGCTAATCTTCGCCTCTTCCAAACAAAAAGTAAAAGACCTCGCCTTCACCTTAAAACGTAAAAAATTCAACGTGGCAGCCATGCATTCCGACTTGGAGCAGTCAGAGCGGGAATCTGTTATGATGGATTTTAAAAATAATAAAATAGATATACTCGTTGCCACCGACATCGTGTCCCGTGGTATAGATATTGATGAGATAGGATTGGTAATCAACTTTGATGTACCCCATGATCCGGAAGATTATATTCACCGTATCGGACGAACAGCGAGAGCCAGCGCGGAAGGTGTTGCCTTGACCTTTGTCTCCGGGGCAGAGCAAGGAAAGTTTTACCGCATAGAGCAGTTCATCGAAGAAACGATTTACAAGATACCACTCCCTGCTCACTTGGGATCGGCACCGGAATACAATCCGAAAGCATTCGAACATGGCTCGTCAAAAGGCAGGGGACGGAAACCTAGCGGCCGTTCTTTCGTAAAAAAGAAAAACCACGCCAAGCGAGAAGGAGGCTCAAACTAG